One genomic window of Mogibacterium diversum includes the following:
- a CDS encoding HAMP domain-containing sensor histidine kinase → MRNLKIFPKLFIQTFAILGILIIVIHLIAFLMFPKVYLENRKSKINIRANEVSAALQGKDEQFVEQYLTFYSRSSEVKAFIDSNSDSGEVKIDENAENSIDKSSDNNSLIIETRNIKLADGSKLSVNFVSTADMRQEAKGLIIKFLPISLAVSLAISVLVSLIYARLLTRNVQEIKEVTTRMMELDRSALLPIESSDEIGQLKAQINDLYVALLELIDDLEVKNEEIIKLEKLKFDFFRGASHELKTPLASLKIILENMKYNIGKYKNRDSYIDNCIEIVNGLAQNISQILSVSSLDHLSDDEEEMVINEILQEVLDKYELMAAQRSVSINNRLGDEKIYIGKSALKVILSNVVGNAVKYSDTGGIIDIGSDNGWMHIDNTYDDAENLDCERLFEVNFDVGKDNSNGLGLYIVRNILLSYGIEHKLERREKSIRFTIKIT, encoded by the coding sequence ATGAGAAACTTAAAGATATTTCCCAAATTATTTATCCAAACGTTCGCCATACTCGGAATTTTGATTATAGTTATCCATCTCATAGCATTTCTTATGTTCCCTAAAGTGTACCTTGAGAATAGAAAGAGTAAAATAAATATCAGGGCTAATGAAGTTTCTGCAGCTTTGCAGGGAAAGGATGAACAGTTTGTTGAGCAGTATTTGACCTTCTATTCGAGAAGCAGTGAAGTTAAGGCTTTCATTGATTCAAACAGTGACTCAGGAGAGGTGAAAATCGATGAGAATGCTGAAAATAGCATTGACAAGTCGAGCGATAACAATTCTTTAATTATAGAGACTCGTAATATTAAACTAGCTGATGGCAGTAAATTGTCAGTGAATTTTGTTTCAACTGCTGATATGCGACAAGAGGCCAAAGGACTAATAATAAAGTTTCTTCCTATATCTTTAGCAGTTTCACTAGCGATATCAGTTTTAGTATCCTTGATATATGCAAGACTTTTGACAAGAAATGTTCAAGAAATTAAAGAAGTTACAACTCGAATGATGGAGCTTGATAGAAGCGCTCTTTTGCCTATCGAATCATCAGATGAGATAGGACAGCTTAAAGCACAAATTAATGACTTATATGTAGCTTTACTTGAATTGATAGATGATCTTGAGGTCAAGAATGAAGAGATTATAAAGCTAGAAAAGCTAAAATTTGACTTCTTTAGAGGTGCTTCTCACGAATTAAAAACTCCATTAGCTAGCCTTAAAATTATTCTTGAAAATATGAAATATAACATTGGCAAGTATAAGAATCGTGATAGTTATATTGACAACTGCATTGAGATAGTCAATGGGCTGGCACAGAATATATCGCAGATTCTCTCTGTTTCTTCGCTCGATCACCTTAGTGATGACGAGGAAGAAATGGTTATAAATGAGATTTTGCAGGAGGTTCTAGATAAGTATGAACTTATGGCTGCGCAACGAAGTGTCTCAATCAACAACCGTCTCGGTGATGAAAAAATTTACATAGGTAAGAGTGCTCTTAAGGTGATATTATCCAATGTAGTTGGTAATGCTGTAAAGTATTCGGATACAGGAGGTATCATAGATATCGGTTCAGATAACGGTTGGATGCATATAGATAATACTTACGATGACGCAGAAAATCTCGATTGCGAAAGACTATTTGAAGTGAACTTTGACGTAGGAAAGGATAATAGCAATGGACTAGGTCTGTATATAGTAAGAAATATTCTGCTAAGTTATGGGATTGAGCACAAGCTAGAACGACGTGAAAAAAGCATAAGATTTACGATTAAAATTACTTAG
- a CDS encoding ABC transporter permease, with amino-acid sequence MIKNAIAYVTRRRYRALIIFVILTVVLACIHVCLNIIVSSDSMERTLYKASNSSLSIVRKAEQSTFELNKFDELKRIKEISNIVPEYEGVASLEGSNVVSGKQTVRRDDVSGDLSNAAAVRTTGSTKRELLFSSGVFTLEKGRHISSKDRGKVLVHKEFADRNKLKLHDKVKLKFLKTDGSTPSSGETQTLEIVGIFSGKMQEQHTGLPSDLSENTMFADYESSQKGLGYEGGNRVVNKVTVTASSPEKLETVEKKIKKLDVDWSSFEVTKNNGAFQEAAKSLTGIRKIMRVMTMAILGGGTIVLSLILVLWLRERIYEIGILLSIGVSKVAIVGQFILELIFVSIPAMIASYIIGKVALSFIVGGFVGNDETGALARGLSEGGVSSELMTFAMSYALLIVIIIVSVAITSGAILIRSPKEILSKIS; translated from the coding sequence GTGATAAAAAATGCAATAGCCTATGTCACCAGGCGCAGGTACAGGGCACTAATAATCTTCGTGATTTTGACTGTGGTTCTCGCATGCATACATGTGTGTTTAAATATAATTGTATCTAGCGATAGTATGGAGCGAACATTATATAAGGCCTCTAATTCATCGCTATCAATAGTCCGAAAGGCTGAGCAAAGCACTTTTGAACTAAACAAATTTGATGAATTGAAGCGAATCAAGGAGATTAGTAATATTGTGCCGGAGTACGAAGGTGTAGCTAGCCTAGAAGGGAGCAATGTTGTATCAGGGAAACAGACTGTAAGACGAGATGACGTATCAGGAGATTTAAGTAACGCAGCTGCTGTGAGGACGACAGGAAGCACAAAGCGAGAATTGCTATTCAGCAGTGGTGTATTTACCCTGGAAAAAGGCAGACATATCTCATCTAAAGACAGGGGAAAAGTCCTAGTTCATAAAGAGTTCGCAGATCGAAACAAACTTAAATTACATGATAAAGTAAAATTAAAATTTCTAAAAACAGATGGGAGCACTCCATCAAGTGGGGAAACTCAAACTCTCGAAATCGTCGGGATTTTCTCCGGTAAGATGCAGGAGCAGCATACAGGTCTGCCATCAGATCTCAGTGAGAACACGATGTTTGCCGATTATGAATCCAGCCAAAAAGGATTAGGATATGAGGGCGGTAATAGGGTGGTTAACAAGGTAACTGTTACAGCAAGCAGTCCTGAAAAGCTGGAAACTGTAGAGAAAAAAATAAAGAAACTTGACGTTGATTGGTCGAGCTTTGAAGTGACTAAAAATAATGGAGCTTTTCAAGAGGCCGCAAAATCTCTTACCGGTATAAGGAAAATTATGAGAGTCATGACAATGGCAATTCTAGGAGGAGGTACAATTGTACTTTCGCTTATATTAGTGCTGTGGTTAAGGGAGAGAATTTATGAGATTGGGATTCTTTTATCTATTGGTGTAAGTAAGGTGGCGATAGTTGGACAGTTTATTCTGGAACTAATATTTGTATCAATACCGGCTATGATAGCTTCTTATATAATCGGAAAGGTCGCGCTATCGTTCATTGTAGGCGGATTTGTAGGAAATGATGAAACGGGTGCTTTGGCGCGAGGGTTAAGTGAAGGGGGTGTCAGTAGCGAGCTCATGACATTTGCAATGAGTTATGCATTGCTCATAGTAATAATAATCGTTTCGGTTGCTATAACATCTGGAGCAATTCTAATACGTAGTCCAAAGGAAATACTATCTAAAATCAGTTAG
- a CDS encoding CdaR family protein translates to MQSNETNSKKINKLNLVLSVAIAFASWLYVVYSINPTISRTYTNIPVTVANSKTLAKNDLAVSKLDTEKISVTLVGRRSAINELKKSDIVATVNASNAGKGENSMAVQVSVPGAISVKSQSESSVSVTVEDLEVKKVSTYTTYKDGQSGEPVVKKQGSKEVEVQGAESLVKNVDSVKLELDADKVTDKAKEFSAVATPVDGSGHKIDYLTTDPDRVSVTAYKGETKTVKLKVKVTNTQDGSVSRTYSAPNTIVIKGRSKDIKNVTEITSKDMDISSVAETEDMDIDYDLPEGVSIANESRHVKLKVKVSTSASKTVNVPASSININNVASGHTAKANSGVNVVVTGNKDKIASITASSFVISADASGLGAGQHTVTAYLTNNSGLTAALESAQITITVQ, encoded by the coding sequence ATGCAAAGTAACGAAACAAACAGCAAGAAGATCAATAAGCTCAACCTAGTGCTTTCGGTTGCAATCGCATTTGCCTCCTGGCTTTACGTAGTATATAGCATAAACCCAACAATCAGCCGTACGTATACGAATATTCCTGTGACGGTCGCAAATTCCAAGACGCTTGCCAAGAATGATTTAGCGGTAAGCAAGCTTGATACAGAGAAAATCTCTGTTACCCTTGTTGGAAGGCGCTCGGCTATAAATGAGCTAAAGAAATCCGACATCGTCGCAACTGTCAATGCCTCGAATGCAGGCAAGGGCGAGAACTCGATGGCAGTGCAAGTGAGTGTGCCTGGTGCTATATCGGTCAAATCGCAGAGTGAAAGCAGCGTTTCGGTTACAGTTGAAGACCTAGAGGTCAAGAAGGTAAGCACATATACGACATATAAGGACGGTCAATCAGGTGAGCCTGTAGTCAAGAAGCAGGGCAGCAAAGAAGTAGAGGTGCAAGGAGCTGAGAGTCTGGTTAAGAACGTAGACTCGGTTAAGCTCGAACTCGACGCTGACAAAGTCACTGATAAAGCAAAAGAATTCAGTGCAGTCGCAACCCCTGTGGATGGAAGCGGTCACAAGATAGACTATCTGACTACTGATCCTGACAGAGTATCTGTAACGGCATACAAGGGTGAGACCAAGACTGTTAAGCTCAAGGTAAAGGTTACTAATACACAGGATGGTAGCGTTTCAAGAACGTATTCCGCACCGAACACTATAGTTATCAAAGGTAGAAGCAAGGATATCAAGAACGTAACAGAAATTACATCCAAAGATATGGATATCAGTTCTGTAGCCGAGACAGAAGATATGGATATCGATTACGACCTACCAGAAGGTGTGAGCATAGCAAATGAATCAAGGCACGTAAAGCTCAAGGTCAAGGTGAGCACGAGTGCATCGAAGACAGTAAATGTGCCAGCTAGTTCAATCAATATAAATAATGTAGCTAGCGGTCATACAGCGAAGGCAAATAGTGGTGTTAACGTCGTCGTAACGGGCAATAAGGACAAGATAGCGAGCATCACAGCTAGTTCATTCGTAATCAGCGCAGATGCAAGTGGTCTAGGGGCAGGTCAGCATACTGTTACAGCGTATCTAACCAATAATTCTGGACTTACGGCAGCACTTGAAAGTGCACAGATTACGATAACGGTTCAGTGA
- the cdaA gene encoding diadenylate cyclase CdaA, producing MLSSIQSIMSNFRPEDALDIAIVSYIVYKMIGFIRETRAMQLIRGLVIIIVAFFVSDIFNLYLLNWLLKSLFTMGLFAVVVLFQPELRRALEQVGRKNLMNTNSFRNIDKNKAVETVDSLVSAIDDFSATRTGALIAIERETMLNDIIETGVVVDAEISIRLLGNLFYEGSPLHDGGVIIRGARIHAASCVFPLTEKKNIGRNLGTRHRAGVGLSEVCDALIIIVSEETGVVSIAEDGKIRRFVDLKTIEKMLLNMYLPSERGMYGRVAKLVRRKGGKHDAK from the coding sequence ATGCTAAGTTCGATTCAAAGTATAATGTCTAACTTCAGGCCGGAAGACGCGCTGGATATAGCAATCGTGTCTTATATTGTTTATAAGATGATCGGTTTTATTAGAGAAACCAGGGCGATGCAGCTCATACGAGGGCTGGTAATTATCATAGTTGCGTTTTTTGTATCGGACATATTCAACCTATACCTGCTAAATTGGCTACTCAAGAGCCTATTCACCATGGGGCTCTTCGCAGTTGTCGTGTTATTTCAGCCAGAGCTCCGTAGGGCGCTCGAACAGGTGGGGCGTAAGAATCTCATGAACACGAACTCGTTCCGCAACATCGATAAGAATAAGGCAGTTGAAACGGTAGATTCCCTTGTGAGCGCAATCGATGATTTTTCAGCTACAAGGACAGGAGCATTAATCGCAATTGAGCGAGAGACGATGCTTAACGATATAATCGAAACGGGAGTCGTTGTAGATGCTGAGATTTCTATTAGGCTTCTGGGAAATTTATTTTACGAAGGTTCGCCACTTCACGACGGTGGAGTGATTATTCGTGGTGCTAGAATCCATGCGGCATCATGCGTATTCCCATTGACAGAGAAGAAGAATATCGGTAGAAATCTAGGAACTAGGCACAGAGCGGGTGTAGGACTCAGTGAGGTTTGCGATGCTCTAATAATAATAGTTTCTGAAGAGACCGGAGTTGTATCGATCGCTGAAGATGGAAAGATCCGCAGATTCGTAGATCTCAAGACAATCGAGAAGATGCTTCTCAATATGTATCTACCATCTGAAAGAGGGATGTACGGTAGAGTTGCGAAGCTAGTACGCCGAAAGGGGGGAAAGCACGATGCAAAGTAA
- a CDS encoding response regulator transcription factor has protein sequence MKILIVEDDKNIREGVADFLSEFGYNTIEAPDGREALAKFEEQDISLVILDIQIPYINGLEVLKEIRKQSKLPVLMLTAFSDEEYKIDAYTSLADGYLEKPFSLPVLRARVDSLIERHYGMYDKFCYGNVDVDFDSYTATLGNEPVDINAKEVDILKYLVENEGRALTREQIIDNVWKATEEPPFDRVIDVYIKELRKKLGLDCIVTIRNVGYKLERK, from the coding sequence ATGAAGATTCTTATAGTTGAAGACGATAAGAACATCAGGGAGGGAGTCGCAGACTTCCTCTCTGAGTTTGGTTATAATACGATTGAAGCACCTGATGGACGAGAGGCTCTCGCAAAATTTGAAGAGCAAGATATCAGCCTTGTAATTCTCGACATTCAGATACCATATATTAATGGTTTAGAAGTCCTAAAGGAGATTAGAAAACAAAGCAAATTACCTGTTCTTATGCTTACGGCATTTAGCGATGAGGAGTATAAAATTGATGCATACACGAGCTTGGCGGATGGATATTTGGAGAAGCCTTTTTCATTACCGGTATTACGTGCTCGTGTAGATTCGTTGATTGAGCGTCATTATGGTATGTATGACAAATTTTGTTATGGCAATGTTGATGTTGATTTTGACAGTTATACGGCTACGCTAGGTAATGAGCCAGTAGATATAAATGCTAAAGAGGTTGATATTCTAAAATATTTAGTTGAAAACGAAGGGCGGGCACTGACAAGAGAGCAGATAATAGATAATGTCTGGAAAGCAACAGAGGAACCGCCATTCGATCGCGTGATAGATGTGTATATCAAGGAGCTTCGCAAGAAGCTTGGACTCGATTGCATAGTAACCATTAGAAATGTAGGATACAAACTGGAGAGAAAATGA
- a CDS encoding ATP-binding cassette domain-containing protein produces the protein MKIIEIKNASYSYIGSRDKVLSSINCSFEAGKFYAITGKSGAGKSTFLSLLAGLDRPSSGEICFNGKSIALHGYTNHRRDNISLVFQNYNLIDYLTPLENVRLVNRTASDELLLKLGLNSSEINRNVMKLSGGQQQRVAIARALASAAPVILADEPTGNLDDSTASEIIGILKTLAQERNKCVIVVTHSKEVANAADVVMELSGKKLKETRRQS, from the coding sequence ATGAAGATAATTGAAATTAAAAATGCATCATACAGCTATATTGGCTCGAGAGACAAGGTGCTGTCATCGATTAATTGCAGCTTTGAAGCTGGCAAATTCTACGCGATAACCGGTAAATCAGGTGCGGGAAAGTCAACGTTCTTATCCCTTTTGGCAGGACTTGATAGACCTAGCTCGGGAGAGATTTGTTTCAATGGTAAGAGCATAGCATTGCATGGTTATACCAACCATCGTAGGGATAACATCTCTCTTGTGTTCCAAAATTATAACTTAATAGACTATCTAACTCCTCTTGAGAATGTTCGGCTCGTAAACAGAACTGCTTCTGATGAGCTACTACTGAAGTTAGGATTAAATAGCAGTGAGATTAATAGAAATGTTATGAAACTATCTGGAGGTCAACAGCAAAGAGTTGCGATAGCAAGGGCTCTTGCGTCTGCGGCTCCCGTGATTCTTGCGGATGAGCCGACTGGAAACCTTGATGATTCTACCGCGAGTGAAATTATAGGTATTCTCAAGACTTTGGCTCAAGAACGGAATAAGTGTGTAATAGTTGTTACACACAGTAAAGAGGTTGCAAATGCGGCAGATGTAGTGATGGAGCTAAGTGGTAAGAAGCTCAAAGAGACGAGAAGGCAGAGCTAG
- a CDS encoding ABC transporter permease: MIKNALAYVTRKRLKSLIILLVITAMATLSMIGLSIKDATNRAAAKTFGNITNSFTMEINRQVNEGTPRGGGNIRNEDINKIVKSGHVKDYVKRIGAVADLVGYDIIRTEATNRNEDEERIEKFKSTVMVTGVNDSSKETKFVSGAFRLVDGKHLEKTDKNKVLIHKDLAEKNNLKVGDKIKIKSNKYDADNEKQADETIEVEIKGIFDGHNKGGASAAVELYENNIISDIDTAAKLYGNTEQSAVYQDATFFVKGDKNLDKVIKNIKGLDIDWNKYSLVKSTSNYPALQESISGIYSSANKLFVGGIIFAGIVVSLLLFLWMNSRKKEVAVLLSIGRTKNEIAIQFASELIFVAIPAYIISFFAAGALGKVIGNKVLRSVTGGIADGIAKESASSGLGGGAEVDGFNKTLTSLDVIIDTRAFIYVVLFMTMILSISLIISTYRILRKRPKELLIDVK; the protein is encoded by the coding sequence ATGATTAAAAATGCATTAGCATATGTCACTAGAAAGAGACTGAAATCTCTAATTATACTGCTTGTTATCACAGCGATGGCAACTCTCAGTATGATTGGTCTATCAATCAAGGATGCCACTAATAGAGCAGCAGCTAAGACTTTTGGAAACATAACTAATAGTTTCACTATGGAAATAAACCGCCAAGTTAATGAGGGTACCCCTAGAGGTGGCGGAAATATCCGTAATGAAGATATAAATAAGATCGTTAAATCCGGACATGTAAAAGACTATGTTAAGCGCATAGGGGCAGTGGCTGATCTTGTAGGCTATGACATAATTAGAACTGAAGCGACAAATCGCAATGAGGATGAGGAGCGAATAGAAAAGTTTAAGAGCACGGTAATGGTGACTGGAGTTAATGACTCATCCAAAGAGACGAAGTTTGTATCGGGCGCCTTTAGACTCGTAGATGGAAAACATCTGGAGAAGACTGATAAGAACAAGGTGCTGATTCATAAAGATTTAGCTGAAAAGAATAATCTCAAGGTCGGTGATAAAATTAAGATTAAGTCTAATAAATATGATGCCGATAACGAGAAACAGGCAGACGAAACTATAGAAGTTGAAATAAAGGGAATTTTTGACGGTCACAATAAAGGTGGTGCAAGTGCAGCTGTTGAACTGTATGAGAACAACATAATCAGTGATATAGACACGGCCGCAAAGCTGTATGGAAACACAGAGCAATCAGCGGTGTACCAAGACGCAACCTTCTTTGTAAAAGGAGATAAAAACCTCGACAAGGTCATTAAGAATATTAAAGGGCTTGATATCGATTGGAATAAATATTCTTTAGTTAAGAGCACTTCAAACTATCCGGCACTACAAGAGTCGATTTCGGGAATATACTCATCTGCAAACAAATTATTTGTTGGCGGAATTATATTTGCAGGTATAGTAGTTTCACTATTGTTGTTCCTCTGGATGAACTCAAGGAAGAAAGAGGTAGCCGTTCTTCTTTCAATCGGTAGAACCAAAAATGAAATTGCGATACAGTTTGCATCGGAACTTATATTTGTCGCTATTCCAGCTTATATTATATCCTTCTTTGCAGCTGGAGCACTCGGCAAGGTTATTGGCAATAAGGTTCTCCGCAGTGTAACGGGGGGGATTGCTGATGGTATAGCCAAGGAGTCCGCTTCATCAGGGCTCGGAGGTGGAGCAGAAGTTGACGGATTTAACAAGACTCTGACAAGTTTAGATGTTATCATCGATACAAGGGCATTTATTTATGTAGTGCTCTTCATGACGATGATACTGTCAATTTCGCTAATCATATCCACATATCGCATCCTTCGCAAGAGACCTAAGGAGTTGCTTATAGATGTGAAATAA
- the glmS gene encoding glutamine--fructose-6-phosphate transaminase (isomerizing), with protein MCGIVGYVGNEAPQGIIIEGLKKLEYRGYDSAGIAVVNDGKIKLRKHVGEIVNLEKLIGNENLGGHVGIGHTRWATHGAPSDVNSHPHMSNDNRIALVHNGTVENYVEIREQLEKEGFTFKSDTDSEVAAVLFGKYYNELGDLKATMDKVTHEMTGTFALAAIAEDQPEKFVAYRKNAPLIVGKGNGCNFVASDFSALLKYTKDVYLLETGDTVVLTPDNVTIYDESGKEIKRETMHISWDESVAEKGKYEHFMLKEIFDQPKAIEETLDRNLSDGGRVSLYDMTLTKEDFAKFNKICIVACGTAYHAGLVGRNIFEKFVKMPVEVDVASEFRYRDPFVDEKTLFIAISQSGETADTLEALREAKRKGARVLSIVNVVGSTVARESDDVFYTWAGPEISVASTKAYTTQLLSLYLLALYLGDLRGTISEEYYREVVSELSEIPEKLEKVLTLRGDIEKLAKKLYDRDQVFFIGRGMDASVAYEGSLKLKEISYINSFAIAAGELKHGTIALMEPTTIVVALATQSKLFDKMVSNIQEVKARNAHVISIAKEGNTAIEEHSNETFYIPECMDEVSPLLSVIPLQIYAYYVAKEKGCEIDRPRNLAKSVTVE; from the coding sequence ATGTGCGGAATCGTAGGTTATGTAGGTAATGAAGCTCCTCAGGGCATCATTATCGAAGGACTTAAGAAGTTAGAGTACAGAGGTTATGACTCAGCAGGTATCGCTGTTGTAAATGATGGCAAAATCAAGCTGAGAAAGCATGTTGGTGAAATCGTAAATCTAGAGAAGCTAATTGGAAATGAAAATCTAGGCGGTCATGTGGGTATTGGACATACAAGGTGGGCAACTCACGGTGCGCCATCTGATGTAAACTCACATCCTCATATGAGCAATGACAACAGAATTGCACTTGTTCATAATGGAACAGTTGAGAACTACGTGGAAATCAGAGAGCAGCTTGAGAAAGAGGGATTCACTTTTAAGAGTGATACGGATTCCGAGGTTGCTGCTGTTCTATTCGGTAAATACTACAACGAGCTCGGTGACCTAAAGGCTACTATGGACAAGGTAACTCACGAGATGACAGGAACTTTTGCACTCGCTGCAATCGCTGAGGATCAGCCGGAAAAATTCGTAGCTTATAGAAAGAACGCTCCGCTGATTGTCGGCAAGGGTAATGGTTGTAATTTCGTAGCTTCAGACTTCTCGGCGCTCCTTAAGTACACAAAGGATGTTTATCTTTTGGAGACGGGTGACACAGTAGTGCTTACTCCTGATAACGTTACAATCTACGACGAGTCTGGCAAGGAAATTAAGCGTGAGACTATGCACATCAGCTGGGATGAAAGCGTCGCTGAAAAAGGCAAGTACGAGCACTTCATGCTCAAGGAGATATTTGACCAGCCTAAGGCTATAGAGGAAACTCTTGATCGTAATCTAAGCGACGGTGGAAGAGTGTCGCTTTATGATATGACGCTCACGAAGGAAGACTTTGCTAAATTCAATAAGATCTGCATCGTAGCATGTGGAACTGCGTACCATGCTGGGCTAGTCGGCAGAAATATCTTCGAAAAGTTCGTAAAAATGCCTGTAGAGGTTGATGTGGCTTCTGAATTCAGATATAGAGATCCTTTCGTAGACGAAAAGACACTTTTCATTGCAATCAGCCAATCTGGAGAGACTGCAGATACCCTTGAAGCACTCCGCGAGGCTAAGAGAAAGGGAGCAAGGGTATTATCCATCGTCAATGTTGTAGGAAGTACAGTTGCTCGTGAATCTGACGATGTGTTCTATACATGGGCTGGTCCTGAGATTTCAGTAGCTTCAACAAAGGCTTATACAACTCAGCTTCTGTCACTTTACCTATTAGCTCTATATCTAGGCGACCTACGCGGAACCATATCAGAGGAGTACTACAGAGAGGTTGTCAGTGAGCTATCTGAAATCCCTGAAAAATTGGAGAAGGTTCTGACACTTAGAGGTGATATCGAGAAGCTTGCAAAGAAGCTTTACGATAGAGACCAGGTGTTCTTTATCGGTAGAGGTATGGATGCTAGCGTTGCTTACGAGGGTTCGCTCAAGCTCAAGGAAATTTCATACATCAACTCCTTCGCAATTGCAGCTGGAGAGCTGAAGCATGGAACTATTGCTCTTATGGAGCCTACTACTATTGTCGTTGCACTAGCAACACAGTCTAAGCTGTTTGACAAAATGGTCTCCAATATACAGGAGGTTAAGGCGCGTAATGCACACGTAATCTCCATCGCGAAGGAAGGTAATACGGCTATAGAAGAGCATTCAAATGAGACATTCTACATTCCTGAGTGCATGGATGAGGTATCGCCACTTCTAAGCGTAATCCCGCTTCAGATATATGCATACTACGTTGCCAAAGAAAAGGGATGTGAGATAGACAGGCCTCGTAACCTTGCAAAGAGTGTAACTGTAGAATAA
- the glmM gene encoding phosphoglucosamine mutase, which produces MGRLFGTDGVRGVANTELTASLAFDIGRAAAFVLGENDKKPVMVIGRDTRISGDMLENALTAGVLSVGGDVIKLGVVPTPAVAYLVRKYNADAGVVISASHNPFEYNGIKLFNGEGYKLDDSVEQEIEAIILGEKEISTDEFVGAKLGTCREDDASAIKQYTDFLLTTIDKRLDGIKVVLDTANGAAFETAHIVYEALGAEVTVLSDSPDGININDDCGSTHPENLQQKVVELGADVGFAYDGDADRLIVVDEQGRIIDGDRVLCICGKYLKSKGLLATDKITATVMSNIGLHKHLKEYGIGVDVTKVGDRYVLESMRETGSVLGGEQSGHMIFLNYTTTGDGVLSSLQFMKAYLDSGKKLSELRDEIQIYPQALVNARVDNAFKATALEDEEVKKFIADIEAKMEGTGRVLIRPSGTEPLIRVMLEGEDIDEIQGYAKQVAALISDKFGK; this is translated from the coding sequence ATGGGCAGATTGTTTGGAACAGATGGTGTAAGAGGAGTGGCTAACACAGAACTTACAGCTTCGCTTGCATTCGACATCGGCAGAGCAGCAGCGTTTGTGCTCGGTGAGAACGATAAAAAGCCGGTTATGGTTATTGGGCGTGACACGAGAATCTCTGGGGACATGCTTGAAAATGCGCTGACGGCTGGAGTGCTTTCCGTTGGCGGAGATGTGATAAAGCTAGGAGTTGTTCCTACACCAGCAGTTGCTTACCTAGTAAGGAAGTATAACGCAGATGCAGGTGTCGTTATCTCTGCATCCCATAACCCATTTGAATACAATGGGATTAAGCTATTTAATGGTGAAGGATATAAGCTGGATGATAGTGTTGAGCAGGAGATTGAGGCAATTATACTGGGCGAGAAGGAAATCAGCACAGATGAATTCGTTGGGGCAAAGCTCGGAACCTGCCGCGAGGACGATGCCAGTGCGATTAAGCAGTACACTGATTTTTTACTTACAACGATAGACAAGAGACTCGATGGCATAAAAGTAGTTCTTGATACTGCTAATGGCGCGGCGTTCGAGACCGCTCATATAGTTTATGAGGCGCTTGGAGCAGAAGTTACAGTGCTTAGTGATAGTCCAGACGGAATAAACATTAATGATGACTGCGGATCCACACATCCTGAGAATCTGCAGCAGAAAGTTGTAGAGCTCGGTGCAGATGTTGGATTTGCATACGATGGGGATGCGGATAGACTCATCGTTGTGGATGAACAGGGTCGAATAATAGACGGAGATAGAGTGCTCTGCATATGCGGAAAATATCTAAAGTCTAAAGGGCTTCTTGCAACAGATAAAATCACAGCTACTGTTATGAGTAATATCGGACTTCATAAACACCTAAAGGAGTATGGAATCGGTGTCGATGTGACCAAAGTCGGTGATAGATATGTTCTAGAGTCCATGAGAGAGACAGGCTCTGTGCTAGGTGGAGAGCAGTCTGGGCACATGATATTCTTGAACTACACGACGACTGGTGATGGCGTACTATCGTCGCTGCAGTTTATGAAGGCTTATCTTGATTCTGGAAAAAAGCTCAGTGAGCTCAGAGACGAGATACAGATTTATCCACAAGCGCTAGTAAATGCTAGGGTGGATAATGCTTTCAAGGCGACGGCTCTAGAGGATGAGGAAGTTAAGAAGTTCATCGCTGATATCGAAGCGAAAATGGAGGGTACAGGCAGAGTTCTAATCAGGCCTTCCGGAACTGAGCCACTGATCAGAGTCATGCTAGAAGGTGAGGACATCGATGAAATTCAGGGATATGCGAAGCAGGTGGCAGCGCTTATATCTGATAAATTTGGCAAGTGA